gtgaCACATCTTTTTGCCAAACTCTTTGGCGAGAATAAAGACGTAAAACCCTGACTTTGAAAGAGTGCCAACTCGCATCTTCTTCCAACTCTGACCCAGCAGCTTGCCTAAAGGAACACCTTtttatttaacattaaaaactgGTGCGTATGAGAAGTTCTGACCTGTTTTATTATCTGGTGTGAGCGGTGAAATGATTCGTTCCACCACCAGCCCCTCCAACCTCAGGATGTGGACTTTTTTTACTCTCTAAAAGGGAAAAATATTAATTAAGTGTTCAGGGACATGAACCACGATTAGAAGTTGTGACGGTTTCATGAAATGCTGTGAGACTGCATTGGACTATTTGAGGTAATGTGGTCATGTATGAGAGTTCACATCCTTTGATCCACGAACACACCAGTCGTGTCAAACAGCTTGTCACCCTCTGAGTGAAGAAATCCCACGTTCCGTACAACTTAAttgtgggcgatcgtggctcaagagttgggagttcgccttataatcggaaggttgccggtttgagccctggcttggacagtctcggtcgttgtgtccttgggcaagacacttcacccgttgcctactggtggtggtcagagggcccggtggcgccagtgtccggcagcctcgcctctgtcagtgcaccccagggtggctatggctactatgtagcttaccatcaccagtgtgtgaatgggtggatgactggatatgtaaagcgctttggggtccttagggactattaaagcgctatataaatacaggccatttaccatttaatccATGGATCTGATTAAAAATTTTTAACCAGTATGGGAACAAACAGAAAACGGTTTCTGGTTTTTGTTCTCAGTCTGGTTCATCGCTGGGAATCTGTTTATCAGCAGCTCAAAGCTCCAAAATCTTTAAAGACCATGGCAGTGAATGATGCTACAATTATACTCTGGCTTTGAGCTTGTTTTAGCCAATTGCTGGTCAACTTCTCAAATTCCAGAAATGTTTTATGGTAACAATATGAAGTATCATTTATTTCTGTACGTCGTCAGATAATGTCTTGACCCATGCCGCGTGAAAAACATCAAGCTTGGAATAGCAGTGTTTTAAACTTGCTGCAGTTCACCAGAAGGCTGGTATGAATTCTAACACGGATAAGCTTGAAGTTTCATGTAGATCAaaaaaccagcagcagcagcaaccagAAACACAGAAGAAACTACCAGACCAACTatcagtccaacagatccatCCTCCTTCCCTGTGTCTTCCTTTCCTCCATCTTTGTTGTCTtcattcttcttttgtcctcctgtctgacctgcaggtgagaaacaggtgtgaggtgtcagctgtcaggtaggtgatgagtgaagaacagaacagaatccatttcctcttcaagctgctgtcagacattatctactgcactctgatcacatcactcagaccagctgctttctacaaagtctagAAGTTTATTGGgtgtacagtggtcccttgctataacgcggttcacctttcgctGCCTCGCTGTTTAGCAGATTTTTTCTGTAcaagtttgcatgctttttttatttatttatttttacagcgcattgtgttctgcgtcctgatagGTTGTAGACCATTGTCAGTTGTCAACCAATCTCCTCCATGCCacgtctcctgtacagtacagaatgcgttcagcttgtcaaatttacataaatcttcgatcactgacagtgtgactctgaagtgctgtactgcatgtttgtaagttttctccccaacaaacacaacaatatcgacgaaacgttttgcaccatcaaaggcacctgcggtagcacccaaaaggcagaggaagatactaaccatcgcacaaaaagttggacttctggacatgctaaaggaaggtagaagttaccgtatttttctgattataaggcgcattaagcgaaacaaaacaaaacagataagtcaaactttactcaactcattcttcttgcttcctccacttccgtaccattgattcattaatgttgaattctctcacagctgctctattcctatgttctggacctgaaaacagggtttgatctttgttttcattctataatactggacttactTTTCTACGAagatttgaactttgagagtgtttaaacaagagacatctataataattgtaaaaaataaagttggctacttcgtggatttcacctatcgtgggttatttttagaatgtaactcccgcgataaacgagggaccactgtattttattttccatCCTTTTGAAAGCAGCGGTTAAGTTCAGTCTGATGTCTCACACAAAGAAAGATTCCAAGCTTCTTGCTCACAGTGAGGCTTATTAAAGCCTGGTACTGGATCAGTACTCTGTATTAGCAGATATACCTGCAGCAAAGATATCAGTAAGTGGAAAAAGATGGACGACTGGGGCCTTAGGTCTGACTTAACCCACTAATTCTTCTTCATCAAGATACAAAAACGTAAAGAGGACACACTCGAGGCTTCAGAGTCACCTGCAGGAACAACTGTCAGCCTGGTCTCGTGCTTGATCTCAGGGGTCACTCTCTTGTCGCGTCCTGAGCCACTCTGATATGAGATGTGGCACTCATATGTCCCAGTGTCGTTATCGGTGGTGTTGTGCAGAATGATGGACATATTTCCACCTTTCAATTGTGGATCTCCCAGCTCCACTCGACCTTTGAAAGAGGGATGCTGGTAGGCTTTGTAAGGACGATCTTCCCGGTAGAAGAAGACATAATCATCCGATTTCATGCCCCTCTTGTTCCACGCTAACACTGTGACAGTCCCTTCAGTGGGACCCTGGCAGTCAAGAGTTGCATCAACTCCAGCCTCCACTTGAACCTCATCTTGACCTGAAGGAAGGAGGAAAACACAATCCAGAGAAAGCATGAAGAATGTTAGTATTGTGTGAGGCccttcttcttaaaaaaaaaaaaaaaacttgtatgGCACTAAAAATCCAGTTTCTTCCAACCAGAGCTGTGTCTTAGAACATAAATATCTTTACTgaacacaagaaatatatttatttatctaccTTTATTGTGGTAAAGAAATTAAATGCATGCATCTTTGATTTTTGGATTAAATCTCTTTAAAGTAGTATTAAAAGTCAGGATTTAAGCACCTCGGTCAAGACTGGCGAAGAGTAATTATTTCTTATTCAATAAGCAATAATAACGTTCAAATTAACATGGTGAAGAGCCGACATGGCTAATGATTGAAACATCAGTTtcaccactgtgtgaggttactctttgcctctctgtaATGCCTCTGGCAGTGACCTTTGATCTCTGTGCTGGGACTTTTTCACGTTTCTGTATACATTTCTGGTGACGTCACAGTAAAGCATTTTCTTCAGATATACACACTGCAGTTCTACAAAGGAGTATTAGGGCCACATTATTTGTTTAAAGGATGAAGTAAAAAATGTGGAGATTAAAGTTGTTGTTTAGAGTCAAACAACTCTTGTTTCACAAATTCATCTACAGAAGGCATTTTGtagagagcagagcagcagtggCAGTTGTTTGATTTGAAATGACAACTTTCATCTCTcaactttattctcaaaatgggATGTAGAGTTTAATCTCTAAATTTCACTTTATTCTCAGAATGAAAaggaatatatatttttcttaataTGGTCCTGGTACTCCACTGTACAGTTTGCAGTGATTTCATTTGTTGCCTTCAGGCTCTCTCGCTGCCTGTCTAGATCAAGTTCAGCAAAATTGTGCAACTGGTCCATGACGGAAAGAAAAGAGGTGTTCAACCACCAagtaaaatgtagtttttagcCTCTCAAAGGGATGCATTTAAAAGGCCACTTGATTACTAAAATATTGTACTCCGGTAGGggttttgttacattttatgtcaccttgctttatttattgtgattttaatTGTGATATTTATAGTGATTTTAATTCCTTCACCAGAGGAGTTTAATAGCTAGCATTATTTGGCCTGCCTCGAGCCACCATCACAGCTCATAAATCCTATGAAACTGTTTTGCAAGTACTTAACCAGCTCAGGGTTAATCCACCTCCCCAGGCTCACCATGAGGAGAAGAAACTGTCTCTGTTTACATTTCATGTCTAGTTAAATTATCTCATTAAGATTTACCATAACAGAATAAAGTCACAGGAGAATGGATTTATTTAGACAAATGCGTATAATTcaaaaaattcaatttcaaacatttttcagtTGTTCACACTTTGTTACATCAGTTtcaccactgtgtgaggttactctttgcctctctgtaATGCCTCTGCCAGTGACCTTTGATCTCTGTGCTgggactctgtgtgtgtgagatatttccctcctcctctctttgttttttcacgttacaaacaaaatgcatacagcatacataatttaactaaaaaaacatttattcaaaacCGACGTCGGGAATCGGGTTGTGAGAGCATCTGTGTTGAATGAGACccctctgtttttctaaatGGTGGGACATGTTAGCGCGTACATCATTTACAGAGATAAGTTTCGGTCCCTCCCCATTTTCATTCTTTCCAtcggaaatttttttttattttgctccattATGATCGATAAAGAGTTAGCAGGAAACAATCGTTAAACATAAACTCTTTCTCACAACACGGAGAAGTTTAACGAGCACTTAAAACGGTCGCCGTCCTCAGCTCTCCTGTGTATGCGCGTTTCCGAAAACATGTACGCCACGGTTAAGCGTCGGAAGACCCTGACTGTTTTTAACACGTTTGCTgataacttttatttattttttagttcgTGTAAATTGTGCTCTTTCTCACTCACCTGTCTGCCCAGGAATTACGGTCAAAAGTAACACAACTCCTAGAGACTCCATCTGCGACCACAGAGTACAGATTTTGTTTTACGGCAAAACTCTGTTGGCCGAaggaggggcggggtcacatgccccccctctcctccttctcctcctccacacGAAGGGtagattttactttttaatgacgcaagttttaatcaaatttaataaAACCAGCAGAACTGGTGATGGGCAACGCGAGGATTtgtgaaacagtgaaaggtTGGAAGCATGTATGTCTGAAATGTACCGAGTTTGAAACAACCTGACATCTCAGCAGTGTCACCTGCTTGCCACCTTAGCTATCGTAACATCTTGATAATACCACCCCTGACCCAGATGTGAGGTGTCAGGTATGTCAGGTAgttgatgagtgaagaacagaacaggaaccagcttcactgtgaacCTGTTTCCTGATTCTCACTGAAAACCTCATCAACACTCAAATAAATGAATCTACTGTGGCCTGAACTGGTTTAATGATGTTCTGTATGTAGTCTGCCACACACGGATTGTCAGAGTGACCACAAAGTGACTGTAAAGCTCTGACGATCCTGACTCTGTCAgcttctctctttcactctcgCTGTCATTACTTTCAGTGTAACACTTGTTTTAAAGCACTCAGGGTAACACAGTGGTGGCCAGCCGGCTGGGGCCGTGGGTTCTTGGCAGCTTCCTCCGACAGTTGAAAACATGTACAGGTTATGTTAACTGGTGAGTCTAAACTGGTGTTGGTGGTTttgtgtccagggtgtacctgtCTCTAGCCCTCTGGGATAAACTCAACCCCAACCTTGACCTTGAATTTGATGAGTGGAAGTGTGCTGGGTTTAAATCTCACCAGCAGGTGGCACTATTGCTTTGTCTGTTCATAGGTTGCACTGCGATAACCAATCAGGGCTTAGCAGAGTCAGAAGCAGGAAATACTTCTCACATGTGCGCTCGTGATGGTTGAAGAGTCATGAATGAACCCAGCTCCATCCTTATTTATGACTTTGTGGAAAACACTGCCCGTGAGTATTTTGAACAGTTGACGTATTagcaattattattttttggtaCTTCACAAACAATTGTGATTTTTATGGAAGTTAATTTTAAGAAACAGGCTACTATGTAACTTCAGGTCTCATTGCACCTTGTTTAATTTTTATCACTCAGCTGTAAAATGTTCATGGGGGATTGTTGTGGACActcaagtttgtgaatgtgataacttgaGAAGGAAGTGGAATTAAAAATCAATACCATAGGTGCAGATACTAAAAATCTATGATACGTTTGAATGtcagtgaccttgacctcaagggcaaggtcagaggtcaagttttctgacaACTTTGTGAATGCACTAACTTGAGAAGGAAGTCTCCTCGGTACTATAGCTGATACCATAGGTGTagctactaaaaatctcagacaaGTATAAATCTCAGAGATATcaacctcaaggtcagaggttacattttcaaaaaaaaaaatcctgtcagGTGACGTAGGATATTGAAATTGATACCACAAGTGCGTCGACCCTGAGACTGAAGTATATGTTTGCTGATGTCTGTTAGTTTTACTCTGCTTGCATTTTGAAGGGCTGTCTTAATAAAGTAGACAACACACCTGTCACTGGTCAAAGAGCTGTCTGTCTGCTTAGCTGTGATTCACACAGTAGTAGCAGAACAGGAGGAAAGTGGATAGATGCATGTATCTTGGCATTGTTGGAAATTGATATTTTACTAATAAACCAGTTCAATAAATTTATAATCATAACAATATATACCTGAAGCAAGGACATGACTAATAAAATGGATGAAAGCAGGATGGGTGAATTCTTACTCTTGATTTAACCGACTAGTCTTGCTCATCGAGGGACAAACTGATACAGAGGACACACTCGAGGCTTCACCTCACCTGCAGGTGTAACTTTCAGCTTGgtttcctgcttcatctcagaTCTCTGGCTGTGATCTGTTTGATACGAGATGTGGCACTCATATGTTCCAGTGTCGTTAACGGTGGTGTTCTGCAGAATGATGgacatttttccacttttcatGTTTGGGTCTTCCAGCTCCACTCGACCTTTGAAAGATTCATGCTGGTATGTTTTGTAAAGACGATCTTCCCGGAAGAAAAAGACGTAATCGTCTGCTTTCAGGTCACTCTTGGTCCATGCTACCCGTAAGATGTTGCCTTCATGGGGACCCTGACAATCAAGAGTTGCATCCTCTCCAACCTCCACTTCTTTCTCGTCTTggactaaaagaaaaagaaaagaaaagaatccagAAATACTGCACGCCCCAAATTAAAGTTGGATTAGTGTTGTTGGTTAGTGCATCATTCTGGACAGGCTCATATTCACTACCTACAACCAGCACACTGGCACAGTCCAGTTTTTCAATAATCCCAAACCTCATTTAAGTAAAACTTTGGGAAGATTTTGGAAATCTGCCAGTAGAAAAGTTTAAAGGATGTTTGAGGTGGCTTGGTGGTGGAGTGGTTAGTCTGTTGTCAAACAGAaggaaggtcctgggtttgaaccCACTAGCTGAGGTCTTTGCATGTGCAGTTTGCATATCCTCTCTGTGCCTGCACGGGTTCCCCCTGGGAACTCTGGCAACCTCACATGCAGGTGTGATTTAGGGCTGTCACTAAACCTGGTTTTGTCTGTGTGGCTAAAAGGAGACTATAATGATATTATTGGATGTGTGCTGTAGagaattaaaaacataaatagtaTCAGCTAACTGTTGTCTCTTTTTAGTAAATTAATTATCCATCTACCACTGATGCACTGCTTGCAGCtgaaagtacacacacacacacacacacacacacacacagcttgtgTGTGCCTTTGCTTAGAAATCTCCAAAATCTGCccacaaatgcaaatgtgtgaCCACAATCCAAATCCAAATCAGATAACATTAGCTGTGACCACAGAGTGAATCTATATTAACAGTAGGCCGACTAGAAAGGGAAGAAACCCCCCACAGCTGTTATTTTTCGGGGAAGTTGGCAAAGCACTGACGAGAAAAATACTTAAATTTAAATGTCTCACCTGAGGAAAAGTTAAAGTgatgatgcaaactaaaacaaTCATGAGCACTGAGTATCTGTGATTTAGGGCTGTCACTAAATCAGGTTTTGTCTGTGTGGCTAAAAGGAGACTATAATGATATTATTGGATGTGTGCTGTagagaattaaaaaacaaaatagtaTCAGCTAACTGTTGCTGctgaaaatacacacacacacacacacacacacacacacacacagcttgtgtgtgtctttgcttAGAAATCTTCAAATTCTGCccacaaatgcaaatgtgtgaGCACAATCCAAATGCAAATCAGATAACATTAGCTGTGACCAGAGAGTGAATCTATATTAACAGTAGGCCGACTAGAAAGGGAAGAAACCCCCCACAGCTGTTATTTTTCGAGGAAAGTGGCAAAGCACTGACgagaaaaatactttaaatagtTTGAGGTCACGGGCCTCACTGTGTCAGAGGAAATCACTTTAATGAATCCATTGTTACTATGCTGTAAAACATTCCAAACAAAAGCCTTTTTGTAACAATATTAACTTTATCAAGCTGTTGCTTTAAGTACAcaataaaaattaaacttcaaataaaaatgaaggttATTGTAACAACATTTTCTAGTGAAGGAAAGTTaaagtagaaataaataaataaataaaaaccttgGCAACATCAAAGAGTCAGTGTGCCTAAAATTAAAAACCCCACATTCCTCTGATTGCCTGTGAGTCACTGTCTCATATTATCATGTTAGCAGCACATACTGCACgatttctctgcagcacagaaACATGTGGATCCACTGGTAACCAACTGAAATGTacaaatcataataataataataataatacattttatttaaaaaatagcgCCTTTCAAAGcacccaaggacactgtacaatgaataaaaacacaaaaactggaaatatacacagaaataagaataacagatcaaagttacagaggtttagaCATAAGCAATTTTaaacagatgagttttgagAGTGGACTTAAAAAGAGGGAATGAACTAATATTTCTGAGGTCAGGGGGTAAGGAATTCCAAAGCTGAGGGGCAGAGCAACTAAAAGCCCTGCCCCCCATTGTAATCAGACGAGCggaaggaacagagagagaaagagaagatgaATATCTGAGGCACCGGGATGGGAAGTTCATCTGTACTAAAGCGGAGCGGTATggtggagagagagaatgaatagccttaaatgtataaaggattattttaaaatggatGCGAAATTTAACCGGGAGCCAGTGTAGCTGCTTCAGGATTGGGGAGATGTGGTGGGTAGAAGAAGTCCTAGTAATAATACGAGCAACAGAGTTCTGGACACGTTGGAGCTTGTTAATAGATTTTTGTGTGAGAccaaataataatgaattacagtaatcaagccgaGAGATGACAAGATTATGGACGAGAATGGCAGTGGCATGAGGAGTGAGGAAAGGGCGGATGCGATTAATGTTACGGAGTTGAAAATATGCTGCACATGTGACATTATTGATATGTGAATTAAAGGATAATGTGCTATCGAGAATGACACCCAAGCTTTTCACAGAGGGAGAGATAGGGACCAATGAGTTATTGATAATGAGAGAGAAATCGTTAATTCTGGATAGTAATCGTTTAGTGCCGACCAGGAGAAGTTCTGATTTATTGCTGTTGAGTTTAAGGAAGTTGGAGGAGAACCAGGAATTGAGTTCAGCCAAGCAGAGGGTGAGGGAGGGTGGAGGAAGAGTAGAATCGGGTTTGGTAGAGAGgtaaagctgggtgtcatcggcataGCAGTGGAACTGAATGTTATATTTACGAAAAATGTGTCCGAGTGGAAGAAGGTAAATGATGAAAAGGAGGGGCCCGAGGACAGATCCCTGGGGCACCCCAGTAGATAGAGAAGAAGGCTGAGAAGTGAAGGATTTTAACTGAATGAACTGAGTGCGGTCAGAcaggtatgatttaaaccaggctAATGGAGTATGAGAGAGGCCAATAGAAGCTAATCTGCTAAGAAGAATGGGGTGAGAGATGGTGCCAAAGGCTGCACTCAGATCAAGGAGAATAAGTATGGAGAGGAGACCAGAATCAGCTGCCATAAGAAGAtcgtttgttatttttataagaGCAGTTTTGGTGCTATGCAGAGGACGGaaaccagactggaactgtTCGTAAAGGTTATTATCAGTTAGGTGTAGATGGATTTGTGAAGCAACAATTTTTTCCAGAATTTTTGAAAGGAATGGTAGATTGGAGATAGGGCGAAAATTATTAAAGTTGTTGGGATCTAGACCTGagcatgttttttaaatgtaacattaccatttaaaaaacatgaaccCTTTTCCACAGAAAACccattaaataataacaatgtaAACATGCTCTTTCATTCACATGTGGACGGAAAAATTAGGAGGAGCTGGAGGACTTGGAGAGTGTTCATCTCTGACAGGAGGCTGTAGACAGTGGAGGGAATATAGGAAGCATTAAGCTTTTACATGAATCAGAGGGGGCACAAAGTGTGGGAGGTTCAAAGGAAAGTAGTGTTTAAGCCAAAGTGAGATCACACTTATTTAATGCTCTATagtaagaaaaacacaaagacaaagctGCTCACAGTGATGAACATGATATGATataaaaactgcaaaacattaGGAATATGACATACAGTTTAGATGATGTCACTCATCTCAGGCTTTTTACAGGAATTCGAGCTGCTTTTGAGCAAAGGCAGCAGGGTCACGTTGGCATCTATAGATCTGCTGCTCAGGGCCTCTGTGCTGTGCTTTAAGATGGCCCTTTTCTAggcactggtaggatttcttcatgttttgtCCTCTGCCTGGGTGTCAGTGGTAGACTGCATGATTTTGGATGCTCCTGTTTGGTCTCATCTTCTGTCTCCAGCTGTCAGAGTCACTCTGTCACCTCATCTTGGAGTAACATCTTCCTGATTATTCATGGATGCTGTCCTGATGGCTCAGGTCTTATTCCCAGTGTTGGGCttgctgtatttttaaaaatggcacaaaatatgaaaaatagaaATTCCTCAGGAGGAGGATGATGGAtcttgttgtgttttatttttttttaaccacctgTAGCTTTATCTAAAAATGAGGAAGAACAGTGCCGATGCTTTTGTAACTGATGGTGCCTTCTCGGTTTGGCTGTGATGCCACTGAGAGGTGACATCAGAGgagctacagggagtgcagcctGATGTGCTTCACAGAGTCGTGGCTAACTGCGCTAACTCCAGACTCACACATAAACATGGATGGTTTTCATCTGATCCGGGCCGACAGAACAACAGAGAGTGGTaagaagagaggagggggtCTGGCTGTGTTTGTGAACGATAGATGGTGTAACTCTTGGCATTTATCGATCAAAGAGACGGTATGCTGTAAGGACATTGAGCTGCTAGCAGTTAGCATGAGACCGTACTATCTACCGCGAGAGTTTACACACGTGATTATGATAGCTGTGTATGTCCCGCCCTCTGCTAATgctgcagcagcctgtgaggtcctgcacactgtaaccagcagactccaaacacagcacCCTCAGGCCCTTTTCCTGATCTCTGGGGACTTTAATCACATCTCCCTGTCCTCCGCTttccccaccttcacccagtatgttacCTGCtacaccagagacaataaaacattggACTTATTGTATGCCAACACCAAGGAGGCATACagctcatcacctctccctcccctgggggGCTCAGATCACAACCTGGTTCATCTCCAGCCTGTGTATAAACCCCAGTACACAGAGAACCAGTAGTGAAACGCACAGTAAGGAAATGGTCGGCAGAGACTGAAGAGGCCCTGAGGGACTGTTTCTGTTCTACTGTGTGGGACAACCTCTGCAGCCCCCTGGAGGATGAcctcaacagcatcacagactGCATTACGGATTACATGAAGTTCTGTGTGGACAACACCGTACCCATCAAAAAGGTACGgtgtttttctaacaacaaGCCATGGATAAATCCAGAAATTAAGGCTCTCCTCAATGAGAAGAAGAGAGTCTTTAGAtctggagacaaacaggagctgagagttgctcagaagaagctgaaatggaagataaggcagggaaaggaaaactacaggaggaagatggaagagcagctgcaacaggacaacatcagaggggtttggaacagcctgaagacaatctcaggacaaaaacaaccccccaggctgcaggagacttggggtgggtgaatgacctaaataaatattttaataggtttgatcaaccacccacccctcccacagcatcgtcccccctgctgcaatctccttcatcttcaaGGACTGCCTGTCCTTCATCTCAGGACTTCACACCTCTCAGCTTCACACCTCCCAGCTCCCAGTCATCACACCCACCCCCGgcttctgtggactccaacatacacacccctcccccaaaatCCATTGTTTCTatctcagcacttcaagtgaggaatgagcttcgcaagatcaaggtgcggaaggctgcaggtccagatggcatcagctccaggctcctgagatgctgcgcagatgaactgtgtggcatcctaggttatctgttcaacctgagcctgtcactggggaaagtaccacagctgtggaagacctcctgtgtggtactggtaccaaagacctcccatcccaaggacctcagcagctacaggccaGTAGCCCTGACATcccatctgatgaagac
The sequence above is a segment of the Oreochromis aureus strain Israel breed Guangdong linkage group 3, ZZ_aureus, whole genome shotgun sequence genome. Coding sequences within it:
- the LOC120436363 gene encoding programmed cell death 1 ligand 1-like isoform X1, translating into MESLGVVLLLTVIPGQTGQDEVQVEAGVDATLDCQGPTEGTVTVLAWNKRGMKSDDYVFFYREDRPYKAYQHPSFKGRVELGDPQLKGGNMSIILHNTTDNDTGTYECHISYQSGSGRDKRVTPEIKHETRLTVVPAGDSEASSQTGGQKKNEDNKDGGKEDTGKEDGSVGLIVGLVVSSVFLVAAAAGFLIYMKLQAYPC
- the LOC120436363 gene encoding coxsackievirus and adenovirus receptor-like isoform X2 produces the protein MESLGVVLLLTVIPGQTGQDEVQVEAGVDATLDCQGPTEGTVTVLAWNKRGMKSDDYVFFYREDRPYKAYQHPSFKGRVELGDPQLKGGNMSIILHNTTDNDTGTYECHISYQSGSGRDKRVTPEIKHETRLTVVPAGQTGGQKKNEDNKDGGKEDTGKEDGSVGLIVGLVVSSVFLVAAAAGFLIYMKLQAYPC